From Burkholderia pseudomultivorans, the proteins below share one genomic window:
- a CDS encoding aminotransferase class V-fold PLP-dependent enzyme produces MPGLLPDVDREGLLEYSVVYTDRSINHMSQLFQGVMRDISASLKKVYNAKAAIVVPGSGTFGMEAVARQFATNRKCLVIRNGWFSFRWSQIFDMGSIPSASTVLKARPVEAGRQAAYAPAPIDEVVAAIKADKPDLVFAPHVETASGMMLPDDYLRAVADAVHAVGGMFVLDCIASGTIWVDMQATGVDVLISAPQKGWSASPCCGLVMLSPLARERIEATTSTSFACDLRKWLQIMEAYENGGFAYHATMPTDSLVTLRDVMKETDAYGFDKVRAEQLELGKRIRALLADKGFRSVAAEGFEAPGVVVCYTDDDGIRSGKKFADAGVQIAPGVPLQCDEPEDFRTFRIGLFGLDKLHDVDGAVARFAGALDRIL; encoded by the coding sequence GTGCCAGGATTACTTCCCGATGTCGACCGCGAGGGGCTCCTCGAATATTCGGTGGTCTACACCGACCGATCGATCAATCACATGTCGCAGCTTTTTCAGGGCGTCATGCGCGATATTTCCGCCTCGCTGAAAAAAGTCTATAACGCGAAGGCGGCCATCGTCGTCCCGGGCAGCGGCACGTTCGGCATGGAGGCCGTGGCCCGGCAGTTCGCGACGAACCGGAAGTGCCTGGTCATCCGCAACGGCTGGTTCAGTTTCCGCTGGTCGCAGATTTTCGACATGGGCAGCATTCCGTCGGCGTCGACGGTGCTGAAGGCGCGCCCGGTCGAAGCCGGCCGGCAGGCCGCCTATGCGCCTGCCCCGATCGACGAAGTAGTCGCGGCGATCAAGGCCGACAAGCCGGATCTGGTATTCGCGCCGCACGTCGAGACCGCATCGGGGATGATGTTGCCTGACGACTACCTGCGCGCGGTCGCGGATGCCGTGCATGCGGTCGGCGGGATGTTCGTGCTCGACTGCATCGCGTCCGGCACGATCTGGGTGGACATGCAGGCAACCGGCGTCGACGTGCTGATCAGCGCGCCGCAGAAAGGCTGGAGCGCATCGCCGTGCTGCGGGTTGGTGATGCTGAGCCCGCTCGCGCGCGAGCGCATCGAGGCGACGACCAGCACCAGCTTCGCGTGCGACCTGCGCAAATGGCTGCAGATCATGGAAGCCTACGAGAACGGCGGCTTCGCGTATCACGCGACGATGCCGACGGACAGCCTCGTGACGCTGCGCGATGTGATGAAGGAAACCGACGCGTACGGCTTCGACAAGGTGAGGGCGGAGCAGCTCGAACTCGGCAAGCGCATCCGCGCGCTGCTCGCCGACAAGGGGTTCCGCAGCGTGGCGGCCGAAGGCTTCGAGGCGCCGGGCGTCGTGGTCTGCTACACCGACGACGACGGCATCCGGTCCGGCAAGAAATTCGCCGATGCGGGCGTGCAGATCGCGCCCGGCGTGCCGCTGCAATGCGACGAGCCGGAGGACTTCAGGACCTTCCGCATCGGCCTGTTCGGCCTCGACAAGCTGCACGACGTCGACGGCGCGGTCGCGCGCTTCGCCGGCGCGCTGGATCGTATTCTCTGA
- a CDS encoding 2-aminoethylphosphonate aminotransferase, with protein sequence MLLLNPGPVTLTERVRRSLLQPDLCHRESEFFDLQDEARTRLVAAYELDPAEWTAVLMTGSGTAAVESMIAALVPQDGKLLVIENGVYGERITQIATQYGIAHDVLKHEWMQAPDLAQIAARLDAGGYSHVAVIHHETTTGRLNDLGAIADVCRARGVKLLVDGVSSFGAEAIDFAGGDIDAVAATANKCLHGVPGAAFVIVRRSALAKAASRTYYLDLGRLAKLQDQRNTPFTPSVHAYYALVEALREFDEAGGWRARHARYKALADQAQAGLAARGMPLVLPEGASSVVLRAYRLPQGVTYETLHDGLKARGFVIYAGQGGLSKELFRISTMGAIEAADVERLLDGFTALTR encoded by the coding sequence ATGCTGCTGCTGAACCCCGGCCCGGTCACGCTCACCGAACGCGTGCGCCGCAGCCTGCTGCAACCGGACCTGTGCCATCGCGAAAGCGAATTCTTCGATCTGCAGGACGAGGCGCGCACGCGTCTCGTCGCCGCATACGAACTCGATCCGGCCGAATGGACCGCCGTGCTGATGACCGGTTCGGGCACGGCCGCCGTCGAAAGCATGATCGCGGCCCTGGTGCCGCAGGACGGCAAGCTGCTCGTGATCGAGAACGGCGTGTACGGCGAACGCATCACGCAGATCGCGACGCAGTACGGAATCGCGCACGACGTGCTGAAGCACGAATGGATGCAGGCGCCCGATCTCGCGCAGATCGCCGCACGGCTCGACGCGGGCGGCTACTCGCACGTCGCGGTGATTCATCACGAGACGACGACCGGCCGCCTGAACGATCTCGGCGCGATCGCCGACGTCTGTCGCGCGCGCGGCGTGAAGCTGCTCGTCGACGGCGTCAGCAGCTTCGGCGCGGAAGCGATCGATTTTGCCGGCGGCGACATCGACGCGGTCGCCGCGACCGCGAACAAGTGCCTGCACGGCGTGCCGGGCGCGGCGTTCGTGATCGTGCGCCGCAGTGCGCTCGCGAAGGCTGCGAGCCGCACGTACTACCTCGACCTCGGCCGTCTCGCGAAGCTGCAGGACCAGCGCAACACGCCGTTCACGCCGTCCGTGCATGCGTATTACGCGCTCGTCGAGGCGCTGCGCGAATTCGACGAAGCGGGCGGCTGGCGCGCGCGCCATGCGCGCTACAAGGCGCTCGCCGATCAGGCGCAGGCCGGCCTCGCCGCACGCGGGATGCCGCTGGTACTGCCGGAAGGCGCGTCGTCGGTCGTGCTGCGCGCGTACCGGCTGCCGCAAGGCGTCACGTACGAGACGCTGCACGACGGGCTGAAGGCGCGCGGCTTCGTGATCTACGCGGGGCAAGGCGGGCTGTCGAAGGAGCTGTTCCGCATTTCGACGATGGGCGCGATCGAGGCGGCCGACGTCGAGCGGCTGCTGGACGGGTTCACGGCGCTCACGCGCTGA